Proteins from a single region of Macaca fascicularis isolate 582-1 chromosome 17, T2T-MFA8v1.1:
- the SKA3 gene encoding spindle and kinetochore-associated protein 3 isoform X2, which translates to MDPIRSFCGKLRSLASTLDCETARLQRALDGEESDFEDYPMRILYDLHSEVQTLKDDVNILLDKARLENQEGIDFIKATKVLMEKNSMDIMKIREYFQKYGYSPRVKKNSVHEQEAISSDPELSNCENVQKPDVKDDLSDPPVASSCISEKSPRSPQLSDFGLERYMVSQVPPNPPQAVNNYKEELVIVTPPSKPSLVKVLKTPKCALKMDDFECVTPKLEHFGISEYTMCLNEDYTMGLKNVRNNKREEATDTESRPNDNVFATTGSTIQQLEKSDAEYTNSPLVPTFCTPGLKIPSTKNSIALLLSKYNTNLATPVAIKAVPPSKRFLKHGQNIRDVSNKEN; encoded by the exons ACTTTGAAGATTATCCAATGAGAATTTTATATGACCTTCATTCAGAAGTTCAGACTCTAAAG GATGATGTTAATATTCTTCTTGATAAAGCAAGATTGGAAAATCAAGAAGGCATTGATTTCATAAAGGCAACAAAAGTactaatggaaaaaaattcaatgGATATTATGAAAATAAGAGAGTATTTCCAGAAGTATGGATATAGTCCACGTGTCAAGAAAAATTCAG TACACGAGCAAGAAGCCATTAGCTCTGACCCAGAGTTGTCTAATTGTGAAAATGTTCAGAAGCCTGATGTGAAAGATGATCTTTCTGATCCTCCTGTTGCAAGTAGTTGTATTTCTGAGAAGTCTCCACGTAGCCCACAActttcagattttggacttgAGCGGTACATGGTATCCCAGGTTCCACCAAACCCTCCACAGGCAGTGAACAACTATAAGGAAGAGCTTGTAATTGTAACTCCACCTAGCAAGCCATCACTAGTAAAAGTACTAAAAACTCCAAAATGTGCACTAAAAATGGATGATTTTGAGTGTGTAACTCCTAAATTAGAACACTTTGGTATCTCTGAATATACTATGTGTTTAAATGAAGATTACACAATGGGACTTAAAAATGTGAGGAATAATAAACG TGAGGAGGCCACAGATACAGAATCCAGGCCCAATGATAATGTTTTTGCCACTACCGGCTCCACTATCCAGCAGCTGGAAAAAAGTG ATGCCGAGTATACCAATTCGCCTTTGGTACCTACATTCTGTACTCCTGGTTTGAAAATTCCATCTACAAAGAACAGCATAGCTTTG cttttatcaAAATACAACACAAACCTAGCTACTCCAGTAGCAATTAAAGCAGTGCCACCCAGTAAAAGGTTCCTTAAACATGGACAGAACATCCGAGATGTCAGCAACAAAGAAAACTG A
- the SKA3 gene encoding spindle and kinetochore-associated protein 3 isoform X1 gives MDPIRSFCGKLRSLASTLDCETARLQRALDGEESDFEDYPMRILYDLHSEVQTLKDDVNILLDKARLENQEGIDFIKATKVLMEKNSMDIMKIREYFQKYGYSPRVKKNSVHEQEAISSDPELSNCENVQKPDVKDDLSDPPVASSCISEKSPRSPQLSDFGLERYMVSQVPPNPPQAVNNYKEELVIVTPPSKPSLVKVLKTPKCALKMDDFECVTPKLEHFGISEYTMCLNEDYTMGLKNVRNNKREEATDTESRPNDNVFATTGSTIQQLEKSDAEYTNSPLVPTFCTPGLKIPSTKNSIALVSTNYPLSKINSSPNDLEVKDHASLVLNSDTCFENLTDPSSPTISSYENLLRTPTPPEVTKIPDDILQLLSKYNTNLATPVAIKAVPPSKRFLKHGQNIRDVSNKEN, from the exons ACTTTGAAGATTATCCAATGAGAATTTTATATGACCTTCATTCAGAAGTTCAGACTCTAAAG GATGATGTTAATATTCTTCTTGATAAAGCAAGATTGGAAAATCAAGAAGGCATTGATTTCATAAAGGCAACAAAAGTactaatggaaaaaaattcaatgGATATTATGAAAATAAGAGAGTATTTCCAGAAGTATGGATATAGTCCACGTGTCAAGAAAAATTCAG TACACGAGCAAGAAGCCATTAGCTCTGACCCAGAGTTGTCTAATTGTGAAAATGTTCAGAAGCCTGATGTGAAAGATGATCTTTCTGATCCTCCTGTTGCAAGTAGTTGTATTTCTGAGAAGTCTCCACGTAGCCCACAActttcagattttggacttgAGCGGTACATGGTATCCCAGGTTCCACCAAACCCTCCACAGGCAGTGAACAACTATAAGGAAGAGCTTGTAATTGTAACTCCACCTAGCAAGCCATCACTAGTAAAAGTACTAAAAACTCCAAAATGTGCACTAAAAATGGATGATTTTGAGTGTGTAACTCCTAAATTAGAACACTTTGGTATCTCTGAATATACTATGTGTTTAAATGAAGATTACACAATGGGACTTAAAAATGTGAGGAATAATAAACG TGAGGAGGCCACAGATACAGAATCCAGGCCCAATGATAATGTTTTTGCCACTACCGGCTCCACTATCCAGCAGCTGGAAAAAAGTG ATGCCGAGTATACCAATTCGCCTTTGGTACCTACATTCTGTACTCCTGGTTTGAAAATTCCATCTACAAAGAACAGCATAGCTTTG gTATCTACAAATTACccattatcaaaaataaatagttCACCCAATGATTTGGAAGTTAAAGATCATGCTTCGTTGGTTTTAAATTCAGACACATGCTTTGAGAATTTAACAGATCCCTCTTCACCTACGATTTCTTCTTATGAGAATCTGCTCAGAACACCTACGCCTCCAGAAGTAACTAAAATTCCAGACGATATTCTCCAG cttttatcaAAATACAACACAAACCTAGCTACTCCAGTAGCAATTAAAGCAGTGCCACCCAGTAAAAGGTTCCTTAAACATGGACAGAACATCCGAGATGTCAGCAACAAAGAAAACTG A